The genomic interval TCGGGCTGCCGGTCTTCGTTCTCGGTGGTGAAGCCGTACTCGAATTCCATCGTGTTCCTCACTCGCTCACCAGGACCTGGTCTTCGGGCCGCCAGTGGGCGACGACCCGGGCGCCCGGGGCGATCGCCGCCGGGGCGCCGACGGGCAGCACCGAACAGCCGGCCGAGTCGTCGGCGTAGGCCAGCTCGATGCGGTAGTACGTGCCGTAGAAGGAGACGTCGGTGACCGTGGCCGGAGCGACGTTGCTCCCGGCGGGCACCGACGTCTCGTCGAGGGCGACCCGCAGACGCTCGGGCCGCACGATCAGGGCCTTGTCCCCGGCCCGGCTGCCGGCCTCGACCGCCCACTTGCGGTCGTGCCATTCCCAGACGTCGGACTCGGGCCGGTAGCGGCCCGCGAAAACGTTCGACTCGCCCAGGAAGCGGGCCACGAACTGGGTCGTGGGCCGGTGGTAGAGCTCGGTCGGCGTGCCCACGGCGACGATCCGGCCGTTGTCGAAGATCGCAATCCGGTCGGACAGCGTCATCGCCTCGTCCTGGTCGTGCGTGACGAAGACGAACGTGAGGCCGAGCTCGTCGTGCAGGCGCTTGATCTCGCGCTGCAACGACTGGCGCAGCTTGCGGTCCAGCGCGCTCAGCGGCTCGTCGAGCAGCAGCAGGTTGGGCGAGAAGACGACCGCACGGGCCAGTGCCACCCGCTGCTGCTGACCGCCGGAGAGCTCGTGCGGGCGGCGCTCGCCCATGCCGCCGAGGTCGACCAGCTCGAGGGCGTCGGTGACTCGCTTGGCCGTCTCGGCCGCGGGCACCTTGCGCTCGCGCAGCGGGAAAGCCACGTTCTGCGCCACGGTGAGGTGCGGGAACAGGGCGTAGTTCTGGAACACCATGCCGAAGTTGCGCTTGTGGGCCGGTGTCCGCGAGATGTCCTTGCCGTTGAGCTCGATGCGTCCCGAGGTCGGCTCGGTGAAGCCCACGATCATGTTGAGCGTCGTGGTCTTGCCGGAACCGCTGGGACCGAGCAACGTCAGGAACTCGCCCGGCTGGATCTTGAGGTCGATGTGGTCGACCGCGGGCGTGCCGGAGCCGTACTGCTTGGTCAGGTCGGCCAGTTGAACCCGGGCGCCTGTCATCGGGACCTCCGCTTCCGTGCCCCCGCGAGTTGGGCGAGCAAAATGGGAACGCTGACCAGGACGACCATCAGGCTGGAGGCGGCGGAGATCGTCGGGTCGATCTGGACGGTGATGCTGTTGAACATCTGGACGGGCAGGGTGATCGCCCCGGGCGCCTGCAGGAACAGCGCGATGACGACCTCGTCGAGCGAGGACACGAAGGCCAGCACGGCCCCCGAGAGGATGCCCGGCATCACGAGCGGCAGGGTGACCCGCCGGAAGGCGGAGACCGGGCTCGCGCCGAGGCTGGCCGCCACCGCCGGCAGCCGGGCGTCCATGCCCTGCAAGCGGGCCGTCACCGCGATCACCACGAACGGCAGCGCCATCGCGGTGTGGGCCAGGATGATGCCGAACAGGGTGCCGTTCAGGCCGGTGCGCAGGAACGCCGAGAACACCACGAGCGCGACCAGGATGTGCGGCACGATCATCGGGGAGAGCAGGAAGGCGTTGACCGCGCCCCGGGGGCGGGGGCTCAGCCGGGCCAGCCCGAACGCGGCCATCGTGCCCAGCACCGTCGCGATGACGGCCACGTACAGGCCGACCTGCAGGGTGTTGAGGATGGCGGCGGTCCATCCGGGCGAGGTGAACAGGTTCTCGTACCAGCGCAGCGACCACTCGTCGGGCGGGAACCGGAACGTCGACGAGGCCGAGAAGCTCATCGGGATCACGACCAGCGTCGGGGCGACCAGGATGACGGCGACGACGATGGTGTGGACGCGCAGCCACGGGCGTACGGGGGAGGATTGCGCCCCGCCGGTCGAGCCGGCCCGCGTGGGTTGCCCGCCGGCCGCCGTCACGGCCACGTTCTGCCCGGCCAGCCGCCGGCTCAGCCCGAGCACGACGAGCGTGACGACCAGGAGGAACATGCCCATCGCGCCGGCGCCGCCGAAGTCGAGCAGGTCCCGGGCGCGCACGTTGATGACCTGGGCGATCATCGCGCTTCGGGTCGAGCCGAGCAGGGCCGGGGTGACGTAGAAGCCCAGCGCCAGCACGAAGACCAGCGACATGCCGGCCACCACGCCGGGTGTCGACAGCGGCAGATAGATGCGGCGGAAGGCGCGGGCCCGGGGCGCGCCCAGGCTCTGCCCGGCCGCCACCAACCGGCCGTCGATCTGCGACATCGCGCTGTAGAGCGGCAGCACCAGGAACGGCAGCAGCACCTGGGTCATCGAGATGCCGACGGCCAGGGGAGTGCCGAGCAGTCGCACGTCGCCCAGCCCGAACGGCGTGAGGATCTTCTGCACCACGCCGCCGTCCTGCAGCAGCACCAGCCAGGCGAAGTTGCGGGCCAGCATGCTCGTCCAGAACGGCACGAGCACCACGGTCACCAGCACCGCGCGCATCATCGGGCCGCACAGCGTCATCGCGTACGCGTAGGGGTAGGCCATCAGCACCCCGGCCACCGACACGATCAGGGCGACCAGCAGGGTGCGCCCCAGCACCTTGACCGTGTAGCCGTCGGTGAACAGCGAGGCGTAGTTGCCCAGCCCGGTCTCCGGCTCGGTGAAGCTGTCGACCACCAGGCTCGCCAGCGGGGCGACGAAGAGAACGACCAGCGCGACGAGAGCCGGAGCCAGATAGAGCCAGCCGGAGGTGCGCCGGACCCGGACCTTTTCCGGGGCCGGGGCCGGCGCCTCCCGCGTGGCTGTGTCGACAGCCATGGTCAGCCGACCTTCCAGCTGGTCCAGCGCTTGACCAGCGCGTCGGTGTTCTCGATCCACCACTGCTTGTCCTGCTCGAGGGTGCGGCCCCGGTCGGGCAGGAAGGCGTTGAACTTCTTCTGCTCGTCGGTGTAGCCGACCAAGTTGAGGTCGATCTCGGGACGGGACGGGGCGGTGCCGGTCAGCTTGGCGTACGCGATCGACTGGGCGGGCTCGGTGACGAAGGCCAGCATCTCCTGGGCGAGCTCCTTGTGCGGCGCGCCCTTGGGAATGACCAGCGCCCCGATGTCGGTGGTGTTGAAGTCCCACACCGGCACCAGGTTGGCGCCGCTCTGGGCCGACACGATCGTGCGGGCGGTCACGGTCAGCACCATGCTGGCCTGCTTGTCCACCATCGCCTGCTGGATCGCGCCGTAGCTGGGCGCGAAGACCAGCGAGTCCTTGATGGTGTCGATCTTTTTGAACGCCCGGTCGAGGTCGAGCGGGTAGACCTGGTCGACCGGCACGCCGTCGGCCACGAGCGCGGCCTCGAACAGGCCGGCCTTGGGGTAGTCGTAGACGATCCGCTTGCCCGGGAACTTCTTGGTGTCGAAGAAGTCGTCGATCTTCGTCGGCTTCTCGTTCGGGTAGAGGTCGGCGTTGTAGCTGAAGATGTTGGCGTACCGGTACGTCGGCACGAAGCACTCGCCGGTCGTGCCCTCGGGGAACTTGCTGCGGTCGAGCGCCGGGTTGTCGAGCTTCTCGAACAGCTCGCCGCAGTAGGCGCCGGCGTAGATCCAGCTCATGTTCGCCAGGTCCCAGATGGTCTTGCCGGAGGCCACCATCGTACGGACCTGGGCCTGCTCGGCCGGGCTGATATTGGTGAACTTGGTGCCGGTCTTGGCGGTGAACGGCACCTGAAGGGCGTTCTTCTCGTCCTCCTGGAACTGCCCGCCGGTGCTGGCCCAGGTCAGGGCCTTCTCGTCGGAGCCCCCGCCGCCGGAGTCGCCGCCGGCCCCGCAGGCGGAAAGGAGGAGGCCGGCCGCTGCTATTGTCGTCAGAAATCGGTAGGTTTTCATATTAATCGCCTCTTCTGTGCAGCGGGAAACCGCGCCCCGACAGGCAGCCGGGGCGCACGTGTCCTACGGGGTCAGTCGAGCGGACTGACCATTCGACGGCTGATCGTTTCGGCGCCGGCCAGCAAGGCACGGGCGACCTCGCTGTCGGTTCCCTCGGGGACGAACTGGGCGATGTCGACGGCGGCCAGCGTGGCCACGACCTGCCCGCCCGGGTCCCGGACGGCGGTGGCGACGGCGGTGATGCCGTTCTGCGGGCTGGGGCGGAAAGCTATTCCGGTGCGGCGGACCACGTCGAGCTCGGCCTCGGTGGCGTCGACCGGTGGGGCGCTTTCGCGGAAGCGGTAGTAGGACTCGTCGCGGAAGGCCCAGAAGACCATGGTCTGCGCCGCGTCCGGGCCGAGTCGGCTGCCTACCGCTATCGAGACGTGTGCCGTCCGGCTGCTGTCCTCGCGCACCTGGGCCACCACGGGGCAGACGCCGTTCCAGACGCTGAGCACGACGGTCAGCCGTACCCGGTCGCTGATCTCGTCCATGACCGGGCCGGCCAGGTCGAGCACGCCGAGCCGGGACAGCGCCATCGTGCCCAGCTCGGCCAGGAGCACGCCGAACTCGTACTGGTTGCGGTCGCGGCGCTGCAGGAGACCGTGGTTCTCCATCGACGCCAGGTATCGGTGGGCGGTTGACTTGCCGACGCCCAGTTCCTCGGCCGCGGACACCAGGTCGATGGTGTCGTGGGCCGCGAGCAGCCGTAGCAGTTGGGCGACCCGCGCCACCACCTGGAGGTCGCCGCTGGCGATCTCGAGCCCGTCGGCCGCGGCGCGCGGGCTGCGAGAGGTGCTCGTCATGCGTCCTCCTTGCCTTGTCCCGCATTGCGGGGTGGCCATCCGGAAATCCGGTACCGAGGAATCTAGGTGATCCATCCCGCGACATGTCAAGGTCCGCGGATGATTTCCTGTCGACTACCCCGAAGTTAAATCTCGGCGGTGACAACATTGTACGATTGACATACAATCCGTGGCCAGTGTTGACCGGGATCGAAGGGTGTGGACATGCGCGGACTCGCGGACAAGGTCGTCGTGGTGACCGGCGCGGCGGGCGGGATAGGCGCGGCGACCGCCCGCCGGCTGGCCGAGGAGGGTGCGCGGGTCGTCGCGGTCGACCTCGACGAGGAGCGGGTGCGCAAGGTCGCCGAGTCGGTCGGCGGGCTGGGTGTGGCCGCCGACGTGTCGTCCGAGGAAGGCGTGGCCGGCTACCTGAGCGCCGCCGTCGAGCGGTTCGGCCGGGTCGACCTGCACCACCTCAACGCCGGCATCCCGGGCTCGTTCGCCACGCTGCCCGAGCTGAGCGCGGCCGAGTTCGACAGGGTCATGGCGGTCAACGTCCGCGGCGTCTTCCTCGGCGTGCGGGCCGCCTTCCGCCGGTACGCCGAGCAGGGCACCGCCGGCAACATCGTGATCACCGGCTCGATCGGCAGCCTGCGCGGCAGTGCCGACCTGCTCGCGTACCAGACGTCCAAGCACGCCGTGCTGGGCATCCTCAAGGGCGCGGCCATGTACGGGGGCCCGCTGGGCGTACGGGTCAACGCGGTGGCCCCCGGCATCGTGCCCACCGACCTGTTCGCCGCCACCCCGGCCGCGGCCGGCGGCAAGGACGACATGTCCCGCCGCGCGAGCAGCACGCCGCTGCGCCGGGCGGGCACCGGCGACGACGTCGCGGGCGTGGTGGCGTTCCTGCTCAGCGACGACGCCGCCTACATGACCGGCGAGGTCGTCTCGGTCGACGGCGGGGCCAGCATCGTCAGCACGGTCCGGCCCTCGGGCGGGGCCGGCGCGTGGGACTTCGCCGCCTACGACCGCTCGCTCTACGGCCGGTAGGGCAGCGGCGCGACGACCTCGATGTCGGTGTGCACGTCGATCACGGCCGGGCGCCCCGCCGACAGCGCCCTTTCCAGCGCCGGCTTGAGGTCGCCCGGCTTGTCCACGCGCAGGCCCAGCGCGCCCATCCCCTCGGCGATCCGGGCGAAATCCACGTCCTCGTACGTCCACAGCTCGCGCGACTTGCCGGTCGGGGCCCCGCCGTACGCCCGGTCGAAGCCCCGCTTGCTCTGATTGCCCCCGTGGTTGTTGTTCACCACGGTGATCAGGTTGACCCGCCGGCGTACGGCGGTCTCGATCTCGCCCAGGTGGTAGTAGAGCCCGGCGTCCCCGGTGAACACCACCACCGGCCGCTCCGGCGCCGCACACTTCGCGCCCACCCCGGCCGAGAACGCCCAGCCCAGATGGCCCGCGCTGCGCAGATAGCCCTGCCCCGGCGAGGTGACGTCGTGGAACTGGGCCATCCACATCCCGGCGTGCCCGGTGTCGGCGACCAGCACCGCGTCGGCGGGCAGCCCGGCCGTGAGCTCGCCCGCGATGCGCTCGGGCCGGATCGGCACGGCGTCGCTGGTCAGCACCTCGCGATAGCGGTCCCGCCACTCCGCCTTGAGCCGCTCGGTCTCGGCCAGCCAGCCGTCCTTGTGCAGCGGGCGGGCCAGCGCCGCCAGCCGGGACAGGGCGGCCTTGGCGTCGGCGGCCAGGAAGGCCCGGAGCGGGTAGTTGAGCCCCAGGTGCGCGGGCTCCAGGTCGATCTGGACGGCCGCGGTGCCCTCGGGCGGCACGGCCCAGAAGTGCGTGGTCATGCTGCCCGTGCGGGTGCCGACGAACAGCACCAGGTCGGATCGGGCGACGGCCTGGTTGGCGCACTCGCGCGAGTACGTGCCGACCACGCCGAGCGCGAGGGGATGTGTGCCGGGGATGGTGTCCTTGCCGTTGGCCGACGTGGCGACCGGGATGCCCAGCGTCTCGGCCAGCGCGACCAGCTCGGCCCCGGCGCCCGAGGCGCGCACCCCGCCGCCGGCCACGATCACCGGCCGTTCCGCCTCGCCCAGCAGCCGCAAGATCTCGCGCACGCTGTCGTCGCCGGGCGCGGGCCGAACGGCCGGCACCCGCGCGAACGTGGCCTCCACCCGCGGCTCGGCGTCGGTCTCCTCGGTGTCGAGTTGCCCCTCGTTGCCCTGGATCTGCAGGTGCACCGGGCCCGGATGGCCGGTCGTGGCGACCCGGAAGGCCTGCCGCAGCATGTCGGGGAAGCGGCCGGCGTCGTCGACGGTCGCGTTCAGCTTGGTCACCGGGTCGAACGCCGGAAGGTCGTCGACCTCCTGGTACACCGCGCGGAACTTGGTCGCGGGGGAGCGGCCCCCTGTCAGCGCGATCACCGGCGAACCGGCCAGGAACGGCTCGCGCAGCCCGGCGGCCAGGTTGAGCGCGCCGACCACCTGGGCCGCCGCGACGCCGGGGCGGCCCGAGACCCGCGCGTAGCCGTCGGCCATGTAGGCGGCCGCCTTCTCGCCGTGGGTGACCACCCGCTCGATGTGCGGGTGGCGCCGTTCCAGCTCGGCCATCGTGCGCCGCAGGATCGCGGGCACCAGGAAGACGTGGGTCACGCCGTAGCCGTCGAGCATGTCGGCGACGACCCGGGCGCCGGCACGGCGGGTCATCCGGCGACTGTCCCGGCCGGGGCGTGCTCCTGCTGCCACTCGGTGATGGCCTTCTCGGCCAGCCGGAACGCCTCCAGTGCGGCCGGCGCGCCGCAGTACGCGGCCGTCTGCAGCAACACCTCCTGGATCTCGCTCTCGGTGCAGCCGTTGGTCAGCGCGCCGCGCACGTGCACCGAGAACTCGTGCGGCCGGTTGAGCGCCGTGAGCATGGCCAGGTTGAGCAGGCTGCGGGTGCGCCGGTCGAGGCCGGGGCGCGACCACACGTCACCCCAGCAGCCGGCGGTGACGTACTCCTGCACGGGGCGGGTGAACTCGGTCGCCCGCGCCATCGACCGGTCGACGTGTGCGTCGCCGAGCACCTCACGCCGCACCCGGTTGCCGCGCTCGAGCCTGCTTTCCTCCATGAATCGCTCCTGTCTCGTGCCTTCGAGGGCAGAGACAGCGTACGACGGTCATACAATCTTGAGAAGGTCGGTGTTGCTCCGAAGGGGCCTGGACGGCCTTACGGCGAGCGTCAGTCCTGCTCGGCCAGGGCTCGCAACCCGGCCAGCCCGGCCTGTTCGACGTGCCGGGCACACGCCTCGGCGGCCGCCTCGGCGTCGTTGTCGTCGACGGCCCGGACGATCGCGCGCAACTCCTCGACGCTGTGGTCGAGCCGGCCGGGCACGGTCATCGACAGCGAGCGCAGCACGCTGACCCGGGCGTGCAGCCCGGCCGCGACCTGCCGGAGCGCGTCGTTGCCGCCGCCGGAGAACAGCACGTCGTAGAACGCGTCCTTGGCCGCCAGGATCGGCTGCCCCTTGTCCTTGAGCCGCTCGATCTTGTCGAGCGCGCGGGCCAGCGCCTTGCGGTGAACCGTGCCCGCGTTCTCGACGAACAGGCGGCCGGCCAGGGCCTCGAGCGCGGAGCGGACCTGATAGAGCTGGCGCGCCTCGTCGGCGCTGACGCTGGTGACCACCGTGCCCTTGTTGGGGATCGCGGTGACCAGGCCCTCGGCCGTGAGCTCGCGCAGCGCCTCGCGGATGCTGGTGCGCGAGACGCCGGTCTGCTCGACCAGCTCTCGTTCGATCAGCCGTTGACCCGGGGCGAGCCGGCGGTCGATGATCGCCTGCCGGAGGTTGTCCGTCACCTGCGAGCGGATCAGGGCCGGGGCCCGCTCGACGCGCAACCCGTTCGTCTGACTCACGGCTTCTCCCCTGTGTGTTTGTCGGACATTCTAGCGGGTTGCCAGATCGTATGACGATGATACAATCCTCGGCATGCCGCGAATGGGTTTCGCTCGTCGTCTGACCTCGGCAAACCGGTGCCTCATCGGCACCTGGCTCAAGATCCCGGCCCTGGAGCCGATCGAGATCCTGGCCGACGCCGGCTTCGACTACATCGTCATCGACCAGGAACACGCCCCGCTCACCCTCGAGTTCGCCTATCAGGCGACCGTGGCGGCGCAGGGCGCCGGCCTCTCCGTCCTCGTCCGCGTCCCCGACCGCAGCGGCAGCCACCTGCAGCGGTTGCTCGACAGCGGGGTCGACGGCATCCTCGTGCCGCGGGTCACCACCGTGGCCGAGGCGACCTCGTCCGTACGGCAGATGCTGTTCTCGCCCGGCGGCGACCGTGGCCTCGGCACCACCTCGCGGGCCGGGCGCTGGGGCGGTCTGCCCCGTTCGGAATACCTGCGCTTCGGCGACGAGGAGGTGCTGCGCGCCGTCCAGCTCGAGGAACGCGCCGCCGTCGAACGGGCCGAGGAGATCCTCGACGTGCCCGGCCTCAACGGCGTCTTCCTCGGCATGGGCGACCTCGGCCTGTCCTCCGGGCTCCCCGCCTCCGACCCGTCCATCCAGAAGCTCGTCGACTTCCTGCTCTCGGTCGCGCGGTCCCGCGGCATTCCGGCCGGCACCGCCGTGCAGACCCCGGAGCAGGCGCGCGAGGCGGCCGACCGCGGCTACTCGTACGTGATGGTCAGCAACGACACCAGCCTGCTGAGGTCGGCCGCGACGTCCGCCGTAGCCGGCTTCCACGGCTCGTAAGGAGACCCCCATGGCGTTCGATTCCACCGACCTGCGCTCCACCCTGCCGTCGGCCGCCGCCGCGGCGCCTGCCCCCGACCGGTTCTCCGGCGCCGAACACGTGCAGTTCCGCGACCTGGCCCCCGCCGAGAAGGACGACACCGTCTCGACCTGGTACGCCCGGGGGCAGAACTTCGTGGTCGGCTACTCCGAGCTCGACGGCGCCACCACGTTCAGCCGCACGGAACAGCCCGACGAGTACGTGGTGCTCCTGGCCGACGACACGCTCAGCGCCACCGTCGGCGAGGTCTCCGTGTCGGGCAAGACCATGATCGTGGTCCCGCCCGGCGACAGCAGCGTGACCGTCACCGGCCAGGGACGGGTGATCCGGCTGCTGACCACCCGGTCGCCCGACATCGCCGCGCTGGCCGCCAACGCCGCCTCCTACGACGAACGGCACGAGAACATCGCCCCGTACGAGCCGTGGCCCGAACCCGTCGGCGGCTATCGCGTCCGCACGTACGACCTGACCGTCGAGCCCCTGAAGAACCCGCCGTTCCGGCTCTACCGCTGCACCACGTTCATGGTCAACTTCATCGACCCGAAGCAGGGCCCGCGCGACCCGTCGAAGATGTCGCCGCACAAGCACGACGACTTCGAGCAGTGCTCGATCGTGCTGGCCGGGGAGTACGTGCACCACATCCGCTGGCCGTGGACGACCAACAAGGCCAACTGGCGCGACGACGAGCACCAGCGCGTGGCCGCCCCCGCGGTGACCGTCATCCCGCCGCCGTCGCTGCACACCAGCGAGGCGATCAGCGCCGGCACCAACCACCTGATCGACGTGTTCTGCCCGCCGCGCTTCGACTTCTCCGCCATGGAGGGCTGGGTCTTCAACGCCGCCGACTACCCCGCCCCGGAACCCCGGTGAAGCGCCTGCGGGTGGCCGTCGTCGGCGCCGGGATGGGCGGCATCGCGG from Paractinoplanes brasiliensis carries:
- a CDS encoding ABC transporter ATP-binding protein, encoding MTGARVQLADLTKQYGSGTPAVDHIDLKIQPGEFLTLLGPSGSGKTTTLNMIVGFTEPTSGRIELNGKDISRTPAHKRNFGMVFQNYALFPHLTVAQNVAFPLRERKVPAAETAKRVTDALELVDLGGMGERRPHELSGGQQQRVALARAVVFSPNLLLLDEPLSALDRKLRQSLQREIKRLHDELGLTFVFVTHDQDEAMTLSDRIAIFDNGRIVAVGTPTELYHRPTTQFVARFLGESNVFAGRYRPESDVWEWHDRKWAVEAGSRAGDKALIVRPERLRVALDETSVPAGSNVAPATVTDVSFYGTYYRIELAYADDSAGCSVLPVGAPAAIAPGARVVAHWRPEDQVLVSE
- a CDS encoding ABC transporter permease subunit, which encodes MAVDTATREAPAPAPEKVRVRRTSGWLYLAPALVALVVLFVAPLASLVVDSFTEPETGLGNYASLFTDGYTVKVLGRTLLVALIVSVAGVLMAYPYAYAMTLCGPMMRAVLVTVVLVPFWTSMLARNFAWLVLLQDGGVVQKILTPFGLGDVRLLGTPLAVGISMTQVLLPFLVLPLYSAMSQIDGRLVAAGQSLGAPRARAFRRIYLPLSTPGVVAGMSLVFVLALGFYVTPALLGSTRSAMIAQVINVRARDLLDFGGAGAMGMFLLVVTLVVLGLSRRLAGQNVAVTAAGGQPTRAGSTGGAQSSPVRPWLRVHTIVVAVILVAPTLVVIPMSFSASSTFRFPPDEWSLRWYENLFTSPGWTAAILNTLQVGLYVAVIATVLGTMAAFGLARLSPRPRGAVNAFLLSPMIVPHILVALVVFSAFLRTGLNGTLFGIILAHTAMALPFVVIAVTARLQGMDARLPAVAASLGASPVSAFRRVTLPLVMPGILSGAVLAFVSSLDEVVIALFLQAPGAITLPVQMFNSITVQIDPTISAASSLMVVLVSVPILLAQLAGARKRRSR
- a CDS encoding extracellular solute-binding protein; its protein translation is MKTYRFLTTIAAAGLLLSACGAGGDSGGGGSDEKALTWASTGGQFQEDEKNALQVPFTAKTGTKFTNISPAEQAQVRTMVASGKTIWDLANMSWIYAGAYCGELFEKLDNPALDRSKFPEGTTGECFVPTYRYANIFSYNADLYPNEKPTKIDDFFDTKKFPGKRIVYDYPKAGLFEAALVADGVPVDQVYPLDLDRAFKKIDTIKDSLVFAPSYGAIQQAMVDKQASMVLTVTARTIVSAQSGANLVPVWDFNTTDIGALVIPKGAPHKELAQEMLAFVTEPAQSIAYAKLTGTAPSRPEIDLNLVGYTDEQKKFNAFLPDRGRTLEQDKQWWIENTDALVKRWTSWKVG
- a CDS encoding IclR family transcriptional regulator; the encoded protein is MTSTSRSPRAAADGLEIASGDLQVVARVAQLLRLLAAHDTIDLVSAAEELGVGKSTAHRYLASMENHGLLQRRDRNQYEFGVLLAELGTMALSRLGVLDLAGPVMDEISDRVRLTVVLSVWNGVCPVVAQVREDSSRTAHVSIAVGSRLGPDAAQTMVFWAFRDESYYRFRESAPPVDATEAELDVVRRTGIAFRPSPQNGITAVATAVRDPGGQVVATLAAVDIAQFVPEGTDSEVARALLAGAETISRRMVSPLD
- a CDS encoding SDR family NAD(P)-dependent oxidoreductase, translating into MRGLADKVVVVTGAAGGIGAATARRLAEEGARVVAVDLDEERVRKVAESVGGLGVAADVSSEEGVAGYLSAAVERFGRVDLHHLNAGIPGSFATLPELSAAEFDRVMAVNVRGVFLGVRAAFRRYAEQGTAGNIVITGSIGSLRGSADLLAYQTSKHAVLGILKGAAMYGGPLGVRVNAVAPGIVPTDLFAATPAAAGGKDDMSRRASSTPLRRAGTGDDVAGVVAFLLSDDAAYMTGEVVSVDGGASIVSTVRPSGGAGAWDFAAYDRSLYGR
- a CDS encoding thiamine pyrophosphate-binding protein codes for the protein MTRRAGARVVADMLDGYGVTHVFLVPAILRRTMAELERRHPHIERVVTHGEKAAAYMADGYARVSGRPGVAAAQVVGALNLAAGLREPFLAGSPVIALTGGRSPATKFRAVYQEVDDLPAFDPVTKLNATVDDAGRFPDMLRQAFRVATTGHPGPVHLQIQGNEGQLDTEETDAEPRVEATFARVPAVRPAPGDDSVREILRLLGEAERPVIVAGGGVRASGAGAELVALAETLGIPVATSANGKDTIPGTHPLALGVVGTYSRECANQAVARSDLVLFVGTRTGSMTTHFWAVPPEGTAAVQIDLEPAHLGLNYPLRAFLAADAKAALSRLAALARPLHKDGWLAETERLKAEWRDRYREVLTSDAVPIRPERIAGELTAGLPADAVLVADTGHAGMWMAQFHDVTSPGQGYLRSAGHLGWAFSAGVGAKCAAPERPVVVFTGDAGLYYHLGEIETAVRRRVNLITVVNNNHGGNQSKRGFDRAYGGAPTGKSRELWTYEDVDFARIAEGMGALGLRVDKPGDLKPALERALSAGRPAVIDVHTDIEVVAPLPYRP
- a CDS encoding carboxymuconolactone decarboxylase family protein, whose protein sequence is MEESRLERGNRVRREVLGDAHVDRSMARATEFTRPVQEYVTAGCWGDVWSRPGLDRRTRSLLNLAMLTALNRPHEFSVHVRGALTNGCTESEIQEVLLQTAAYCGAPAALEAFRLAEKAITEWQQEHAPAGTVAG
- a CDS encoding GntR family transcriptional regulator — encoded protein: MSQTNGLRVERAPALIRSQVTDNLRQAIIDRRLAPGQRLIERELVEQTGVSRTSIREALRELTAEGLVTAIPNKGTVVTSVSADEARQLYQVRSALEALAGRLFVENAGTVHRKALARALDKIERLKDKGQPILAAKDAFYDVLFSGGGNDALRQVAAGLHARVSVLRSLSMTVPGRLDHSVEELRAIVRAVDDNDAEAAAEACARHVEQAGLAGLRALAEQD
- a CDS encoding HpcH/HpaI aldolase family protein, whose translation is MPRMGFARRLTSANRCLIGTWLKIPALEPIEILADAGFDYIVIDQEHAPLTLEFAYQATVAAQGAGLSVLVRVPDRSGSHLQRLLDSGVDGILVPRVTTVAEATSSVRQMLFSPGGDRGLGTTSRAGRWGGLPRSEYLRFGDEEVLRAVQLEERAAVERAEEILDVPGLNGVFLGMGDLGLSSGLPASDPSIQKLVDFLLSVARSRGIPAGTAVQTPEQAREAADRGYSYVMVSNDTSLLRSAATSAVAGFHGS